The genomic stretch TCGAAGTGCGCGTGGATGAAGCCGACCAGCTCGTCGCCGTCCATCACGGCGCGTTGCCAGGAGGCGCCGGGGTCAATCACGGCGGCAGCGGCGGAGTAGGAGACCGGCGCGATGAACTGCTCCTGGCCGGGTTTGAGGCTCAGCCCGTTCACGGCGGAGATGTTCGAGGCGGACAGCTCTTCCAAGCGAAGGTCACTCATGCCGTCACTGTAGCGGCGGGCTGCATGGGGGGCATCCTTTTGGCGGGCGACGCGGGCAGTCCCACGAGCCGAGAGCGGAGAAGTGTCTCGACATCGAGACAGTTCGGGCCTCGGGTAGGCTGGCCGAGGCCATCCGGAGCGGTGCAGAGCCGCCCGTCCCGCACAGGTGCGGGGTCATCGACATCATGGGAGAGCAATGTCCAAGATCAAGGTTGAGGGAACGGTCGTCGAGCTCGACGGCGACGAGATGACGCGCATCATCTGGCAGAAGATCAAGGACACCCTCATCCACCCGTACCTCGACGTGAACCTCGAGTACTACGACCTCGGCATCGAGCACCGTGACGAGACGGACGACCAGGTCACGATCGACGCGGCGCATGCCATCCAGAAGCACGGGGTCGGCGTGAAGTGCGCGACCATCACCCCCGATGAGGCCCGCGTCGAGGAGTTCGGCCTGAAGAAGATGTGGAAGTCGCCCAACGGCACGATCCGCAACATTCTCGGCGGCGTGATCTTCCGCGAGCCGATCATTATCTCGAACATCCCGCGCCTGGTCCCGGGCTGGAACAAGCCGATCATCATCGGACGTCACGCGTTCGGCGACCAGTACCGCGCTACCGACTTCGTCTTCAAGGGCAAGGGCACGCTCACGGTCGAGTTCACGCCAGAGGACGGCTCCGAGCCGATGAAGTTCGAGGTCTATAAGGCCCCCGATGACGGCATCGCGCAGGTGCAGTACAACCAGGACGCCTCGATCCGTGACTTCGCCCGCTCGTCGCTTAACTACGGCCTCTCGCGCAACTACCCGGTCTACCTCTCGACCAAGAACACGATCCTCAAGGCGTACGACGGCCGCTTCAAGGACATCTTCGAGGAGATCTTCGAGACCGAGTTCAAGGAG from Rathayibacter rathayi encodes the following:
- a CDS encoding NADP-dependent isocitrate dehydrogenase, whose translation is MSKIKVEGTVVELDGDEMTRIIWQKIKDTLIHPYLDVNLEYYDLGIEHRDETDDQVTIDAAHAIQKHGVGVKCATITPDEARVEEFGLKKMWKSPNGTIRNILGGVIFREPIIISNIPRLVPGWNKPIIIGRHAFGDQYRATDFVFKGKGTLTVEFTPEDGSEPMKFEVYKAPDDGIAQVQYNQDASIRDFARSSLNYGLSRNYPVYLSTKNTILKAYDGRFKDIFEEIFETEFKERFDAAGLTYEHRLIDDMVASAMKWEGGYVWACKNYDGDVQSDTVAQGFGSLGLMTSVLSTPDGSVVEAEAAHGTVTRHYRQHQAGKPTSTNPIASIYAWTRGLAHRGKLDGNQELIDFSLTLEDVVITTVESGRMTKDLALLVGPEQGWQTTEEFLATLDENLKTRMSA